The following proteins are co-located in the Nonlabens ponticola genome:
- the kynU gene encoding kynureninase, with the protein MQFDSLKETAIALDKADDLSRFRKSFTIPKHTDNTESVYLCGNSLGLRPNKAVTYVNEELEDWARLGVKGHFDKEFAWTRYHEFLTESMATIVGAKHEEVVVMNTLTPNLHFMMVSFYQPEGKRRKIVMEADAFPSDTYAVASQIKFHGGNPDEDIIRWQPRPGENTLNIEDLQQILSQHGDEIALIMIGAVNYYTGQYFDLKKITEIGHSHGCMVGFDCAHAAGNVPLNLHDTGADFAVWCTYKYLNSGPGSIAGCFVHERHAHNERLPRFAGWWGHDKEERFLMKDQFKPIPGAEGWQQSNAPILSMAPIRASLELFMEAGFENLRAKSEHLTSYLEYLLNDLPGDRIKIITPSTVKDRGCQLSLAVKNADKSLFERISDKGVIADWREPDVIRVAPAPIYNSYMDCWNFTQILKSSL; encoded by the coding sequence ATGCAATTTGATTCATTAAAAGAGACTGCTATTGCGCTGGATAAGGCAGATGATTTGTCCCGCTTTCGCAAAAGCTTTACCATACCCAAGCATACTGACAATACAGAAAGTGTTTATTTATGCGGCAACTCATTAGGATTGAGGCCAAACAAGGCAGTCACTTATGTCAATGAAGAATTAGAAGACTGGGCGCGACTAGGTGTCAAAGGTCATTTTGATAAAGAATTTGCCTGGACCAGATATCATGAGTTCCTGACAGAATCGATGGCTACCATCGTTGGTGCAAAGCATGAAGAGGTAGTGGTGATGAATACACTCACGCCCAATCTTCATTTTATGATGGTGAGCTTTTATCAACCAGAAGGCAAGAGACGTAAGATTGTCATGGAAGCAGATGCTTTCCCTAGTGATACCTATGCCGTGGCTTCCCAAATTAAATTTCACGGTGGCAATCCCGATGAAGATATTATAAGATGGCAACCTAGGCCTGGAGAGAATACCTTAAATATTGAAGATCTACAGCAGATCTTATCGCAACACGGCGATGAAATAGCACTGATCATGATAGGTGCCGTCAATTATTACACAGGACAGTATTTTGACCTGAAAAAAATTACAGAGATAGGCCATTCACATGGCTGCATGGTAGGATTTGATTGCGCGCATGCGGCTGGTAATGTTCCGCTTAATTTGCACGATACGGGTGCAGATTTTGCCGTATGGTGTACCTATAAATATTTAAACTCTGGACCTGGTAGTATCGCAGGATGTTTTGTACACGAGCGTCATGCGCACAATGAGCGACTTCCTCGTTTTGCAGGTTGGTGGGGCCACGATAAGGAAGAACGCTTTTTGATGAAAGATCAGTTCAAACCTATTCCTGGTGCCGAGGGCTGGCAACAGTCCAACGCTCCTATACTATCCATGGCACCAATAAGAGCAAGTCTTGAATTATTCATGGAAGCTGGGTTTGAAAACCTGCGAGCAAAATCAGAGCATCTTACTTCATACTTAGAATATTTACTGAATGATTTGCCGGGCGATCGCATCAAGATCATCACACCTAGCACGGTAAAAGATCGAGGTTGCCAGTTATCACTGGCTGTTAAAAATGCGGATAAATCCCTATTCGAGCGCATCAGCGATAAAGGCGTGATCGCAGACTGGCGTGAGCCAGATGTGATCAGAGTCGCGCCTGCACCTATCTACAATTCTTACATGGATTGTTGGAATTTTACCCAGATTCTCAAATCATCCCTGTAA
- a CDS encoding FAD-dependent oxidoreductase, with protein sequence MKIDNQDTSILITGAGLCGALLGLRLAQRGYDVNILEKRPDMRSKVVDAGRSINLALSDRGLRALELVGLGDKVKEFCIPMYARMIHPKGGASFSSNYSGREDDFINSISREDLNKLLLDKADEFEKVQIDFRKEITSVDLRQGSVDYKDLKTNQLNHWNPDILLGTDGAGSRVRAAMARQRDFFFSYTTDWLPHAYKELRMPPADDGSYRIEKNALHIWPRGGFMLIALPNLDGSFTMTLFMQRKDAKISFENIATADQVTHFFKEEFPDVYDHIPDLLEQYAENPVPPLGTVKCSPWTAHGKTLMMGDACHAIVPFYGQGMNAGFEDVSVFDQILDESDSWATAMERFSVERKPDTDAIADLALDNFIEMRDSVSHPDFQMKRAIEMKLESAFAKAKYASKYSLVTFPPKGTDYEEAMIKGRAQDKAIIWLINNANLHVDMPAEELLEAINKKTEEVIWHRS encoded by the coding sequence ATGAAAATTGATAATCAGGATACTTCCATTCTCATTACTGGTGCTGGTTTGTGCGGTGCTCTACTAGGATTGCGACTGGCACAGCGCGGTTATGATGTAAACATTTTAGAAAAAAGACCAGACATGCGTTCCAAGGTAGTGGACGCAGGTCGATCTATAAATCTAGCTCTATCAGATCGTGGTCTGCGAGCGTTGGAATTGGTAGGTTTAGGCGATAAAGTCAAGGAGTTTTGCATACCTATGTATGCTCGCATGATCCACCCAAAAGGTGGTGCATCTTTCTCTTCAAATTACAGCGGTCGCGAGGATGATTTTATCAATTCCATCTCGCGTGAAGACCTCAACAAGCTATTGTTAGATAAGGCCGATGAGTTTGAAAAAGTACAGATCGATTTTAGGAAAGAGATAACCTCTGTTGACTTGAGACAAGGTAGTGTTGATTACAAAGACCTCAAGACCAACCAGCTCAATCATTGGAATCCAGATATTTTACTAGGAACTGATGGAGCTGGATCAAGAGTGCGCGCTGCGATGGCCAGGCAAAGAGATTTTTTCTTCTCTTACACTACAGACTGGTTGCCACACGCCTATAAAGAATTGCGCATGCCACCAGCAGATGATGGCAGCTATCGCATAGAAAAAAATGCCCTACACATCTGGCCGCGCGGTGGTTTTATGCTCATCGCCCTGCCTAATCTGGATGGCAGCTTTACCATGACCTTGTTCATGCAACGCAAGGATGCCAAAATCAGTTTTGAAAACATCGCTACAGCTGATCAGGTGACTCACTTTTTCAAAGAAGAGTTTCCTGATGTTTATGACCACATCCCAGATTTGCTGGAGCAGTATGCAGAAAATCCAGTGCCACCGCTGGGTACCGTAAAATGCTCGCCATGGACGGCACACGGCAAGACGCTCATGATGGGCGACGCCTGCCACGCCATCGTTCCTTTTTACGGTCAGGGCATGAATGCTGGTTTTGAAGACGTTTCTGTTTTTGACCAGATTTTGGACGAATCAGATTCTTGGGCAACTGCCATGGAGCGATTCTCGGTAGAGCGCAAACCAGACACAGATGCTATTGCAGATCTCGCCCTGGATAATTTTATCGAGATGAGAGACAGCGTTTCACATCCCGATTTCCAGATGAAACGTGCTATTGAGATGAAGTTGGAGTCCGCTTTCGCGAAAGCAAAATACGCATCAAAATACTCACTGGTAACATTCCCACCAAAAGGTACGGACTATGAGGAAGCCATGATCAAAGGCCGAGCACAAGATAAAGCTATTATTTGGCTCATAAATAACGCCAATTTACATGTGGACATGCCCGCCGAAGAATTACTAGAAGCCATCAACAAAAAAACCGAAGAGGTTATCTGGCATAGGAGTTAA